From the genome of Saccharomyces kudriavzevii IFO 1802 strain IFO1802 genome assembly, chromosome: 16:
CCAAATCCTGATTCTGTTCCACCACAACCTTCTTCTCCAGCTTTGTTTTATaactcatcttcatcgCAAGGTGATACCTATGGTCGCAACAATAGCCAGAACCAAAGTCAAGGGGATGGCAATATCAGAGCCGCTATAGGTTCTTCGCCACTAAACTTTCCATCTTCTTCCCAACGACAAACTTCCGACGTCTTCCAATCTCAAAGGAGACATGGAAGGGATGGCTCTACTGCAGATACTCCTGGGAGGTCTAGATACCATTCTGATTTGAGAAGCGATAGAGCTCTACCTAgttcctcctcttccttgGGCGGTAATGGCCAAAATCGCATACAAATGAGGAGAAATGATATCCACACGTCTGATCTATCTTCTCCACGAagaattgttgattttgacACTAGATCTGGTATTAATACTATGGcgtcttcttcctcttctgcTCCGCCATCAGAAGCCAGCGAGCCCTTGAGAATAATTTGGGGTACCAACGTCAGTATACAGGAGTGTACAACTAATTTCcgcaattttttgatgtcTTTCAAATATAAGTTCCGTAAAATATTTGATGAAAGGGAAGAATTCATAAACAATACCAGCGACGAAGAGCTATACTACATCAAACAGCTCAATGAGATGAGAGACCTCGGCACCTCTAATTTAAACCTGGATGCTAGAAACCTACTCGCTTACAAGCAAACAGAAGAGTTGTACCATCAATTATTGAATTATCCTCAAGAGGTCATATCTATTATGGATCAAACTATAAAAGACTGTATGGTTTCCCTGGTAGTAGACAACCATTTAGATTATGATTTGGACGAAATTGAAACTAAGTTTTATAAAGTAAGACCTTATAATGTTGGTTCTTGCAAAGGTATGCGTGAACTTAATCCGAATGATATCGATAAGCTGATTAATTTAAAAGGCCTTGTCCTGAGATCAACTCCTGTCATTCCCGATATGAAAGTAGcgtttttcaaatgtaaTGTTTGTGATCACACAATGGCAGTGGAAATTGATAGAGGTGTCATACAAGAACCTGCTAGATGTGAACGTATTGACTGTAATGAACCTAATTCCATGTCATTGATCCATAACAGGTGTTCATTCGCAGATAAACAGGTCATTAAGTTACAGGAAACACCAGATTTTGTACCTGATGGGCAAACACCTCACTCTATCTCATTATGTGTGTATGATGAATTGGTCGATTCTTGTAGAGCGGGTGATCGTATCGAAGTAACCGGCACATTCAGATCCATTCCTATCAGATCCAATTCCAGGCAACGTGTCCTAAAATCATTGTATAAAACATATGTTGATGTGGTTCATATTAAAAAAGTTTCAGACAAAAGATTGGATGTTGACACATCCACTATTGAACAAGAACTAATGCAAAACAAGCTAGATCATAAcgaatttcaagaaataagaCGAATTACTGATCAGGATTTAGCTAGAATTCGCGAAATTTCCTCTAGAGAAGACTTGTACAGTTTGTTGGCGCGCTCTATTGCTCCAAGTATTTATGAACTAGAAGACGTCAAGAAGGGTGTTTTGCTCCAACTTTTTGGTGGTACGAACAAGACTTTTACAAAGGGTGGCCGCTATAGAGGTGATATAAATATTTTACTTTGCGGGGATCCTTCTACTTCGAAATCGCAAATTTTGCAGTATATTCACAAAATCACCCCCCGTGGTGTGTATACTTCAGGGAAAGGGTCATCTGCTGTTGGTTTAACGGCTTATATCACAAGAGACGTTGATACAAAGCAGCTTGTTTTAGAAAGTGGTGCATTAGTATTGTCGGATGGCGGTGTTTGTTGTATTGAcgaatttgataaaatgaGTGATTCTACGAGGTCTGTTCTGCATGAAGTCATGGAACAGCAAACGATTTCTATCGCAAAAGCGGGGATTATCACAACGCTTAACGCCAGAAGC
Proteins encoded in this window:
- the MCM4 gene encoding MCM DNA helicase complex subunit MCM4 (similar to Saccharomyces cerevisiae MCM4 (YPR019W); ancestral locus Anc_8.122), giving the protein MSQQPGSPSREDNSSSSPTVPNPDSVPPQPSSPALFYNSSSSQGDTYGRNNSQNQSQGDGNIRAAIGSSPLNFPSSSQRQTSDVFQSQRRHGRDGSTADTPGRSRYHSDLRSDRALPSSSSSLGGNGQNRIQMRRNDIHTSDLSSPRRIVDFDTRSGINTMASSSSSAPPSEASEPLRIIWGTNVSIQECTTNFRNFLMSFKYKFRKIFDEREEFINNTSDEELYYIKQLNEMRDLGTSNLNLDARNLLAYKQTEELYHQLLNYPQEVISIMDQTIKDCMVSLVVDNHLDYDLDEIETKFYKVRPYNVGSCKGMRELNPNDIDKLINLKGLVLRSTPVIPDMKVAFFKCNVCDHTMAVEIDRGVIQEPARCERIDCNEPNSMSLIHNRCSFADKQVIKLQETPDFVPDGQTPHSISLCVYDELVDSCRAGDRIEVTGTFRSIPIRSNSRQRVLKSLYKTYVDVVHIKKVSDKRLDVDTSTIEQELMQNKLDHNEFQEIRRITDQDLARIREISSREDLYSLLARSIAPSIYELEDVKKGVLLQLFGGTNKTFTKGGRYRGDINILLCGDPSTSKSQILQYIHKITPRGVYTSGKGSSAVGLTAYITRDVDTKQLVLESGALVLSDGGVCCIDEFDKMSDSTRSVLHEVMEQQTISIAKAGIITTLNARSSILASANPIGSRYNPNLPVTENIDLPPPLLSRFDLVYIVLDKVDEKNDRELARHLTNLYLEDKPEHVSLDDVLPVEFLTMYISYAKEHIHPIITEAAKTELVRAYVGMRKMGDDSRSDEKRITATTRQLESMIRLAEAHAKMKLKSVVELEDVQEAVRLIRSAIKDYATDPKTGKIDMNLVQTGKSVIQRKLQEDLSREIMNVLKDQASDSLTFNELMKQINEHSQDRVDSSDIQEALSRLQQEDKVIVLGEGVRRSVRLNNRV